The proteins below come from a single Melitaea cinxia chromosome 9, ilMelCinx1.1, whole genome shotgun sequence genomic window:
- the LOC123656378 gene encoding uncharacterized protein LOC123656378, translating to MNDIGIKIVESPKDRLLGAEVAPAPDLGSDNDVDPLSIDEDVKDPLVVSGEKPVKETCDDNAKEESINEPQINNIDNLQASNTDKVLENVKEESVTETKQEEHATPIELNLDTVKQEDNTVDCNETPERPASVVQEIKEPESAPIEVKDSPKEVIEIDKVDVEMTHVQLVEKIEKDNKPNIQALNGDISKEEPTKKRRVSEEVDTESPLKKLCAEVEKTFPQHDIMINDYIHTATKNNIDEIQRHTEQLLSEIQTLRELAQKKEHEWNNILHLKKVKEEILLRLLRRKQVLSFEKSADVNGAERTDPFDYLNQAKNLAIDKSDEISGLAIKQPGSAMMNPIIQPPVLPVTSHFNPMSGLPPPYDKAAHMQSMPKPVFPQAMMMPGPMPGFPRDMNGQLPAFGMPMGRQGPTKDVKSIIADYRQRNPDITPRRGRRMKSMVNPNMMNTPRPIAPKVDNLNSLSNLNMLFNNLDMNQKAMIERLQQIQAGNLPNGLSFKDVLVQLANMQQNNLMPTRPVETMTNRPEHHIRPESRRRQERNEDHMAAKQAERMAASSPRLPPPPPYPEISLLPVTSSQEIAQSQQNSLLHGILTKQAPPASQSYSPTLAKLLTSPERKQSAPPLPTFGQAKNCGEITITPVQPSQQEPASEKTEVVQLEEEESGASEESLASGASGASGASAASGSGRLVIDEGAGDAPACQGCRARAAQFGAGDAPACQGCRARAAQFVCAGCANQWYCSRDCQVAAWDEHSEMCSG from the exons ATGAACGATATAGGCATTAAAATAGTCGAATCTCCAAAAGACCGGCTGCTGGGAGCCGAAGTGGCCCCCGCACCGGATTTGGGAAGCGATAACGATGTTGATCCGCTGTCGATCGACGAGGATGTAAAAGATCCGCTTGTGGTTTCTGGTGAGAAACCTGTGAAGGAGACTTGTGATGATAATGCCAAAGAGGAGTCGATCAACGAGCCACAGATCAACAATATTGATAACTTGCAAGCATCTAACACAGATAAAG TTTTAGAGAACGTAAAAGAGGAAAGTGTAACAGAAACAAAACAAGAAGAGCATGCAACACCGATTGAATTAAATCTTGATACAGTAAAGCAGGAAGATAATACTGTAGATTGTAATGAAACACCAGAACGGCCAGCAAGTGTAGTGCAAGAGATAAAAGAGCCAGAGTCTGCCCCCATTGAAGTGAAAGACAGTCCAAAGGAAGTGATAGAGATTGATAAGGTTGATGTGGAAATGACACATGTTCAGCTGGtcgaaaaaattgaaaaagataATAAGCCCAATATACAGGCTCTCAATGGTGATATTTCTAAG GAGGAACCAACAAAGAAAAGACGAGTTAGTGAAGAAGTCGATACAGAATCTCCTTTGAAAAAGCTATGTGCTGAAGTAGAAAAGACTTTTCCTCAACATGACATTATGATAAATGACTACATACACACGGCAACTAAAAACAACATAGATGAAATCCAACGACATACTGAGCAGTTACTTTCTGAAATTCAGACATTAAGAGAACTTGCACAAAAGAAAGAACACGAGTGGAACAACATTTTACACTTAAAAAAAGTGAAAGAGGAAATATTACTAAGGCTTTTGAGGCGAAAACAAGTTTTGTCATTTGAGAAGAGTGCCGACGTTAACGGAGCAGAGAGAACGGATCCCTTTGACTATCTAAACCAAGCTAAGAATCTAGCTATTGATAAAAGTGATGAGATATCTGGCTTAGCTATCAAGCAACCAGGATCAGCTATGATGAACCCTATAATACAGCCTCCGGTATTACCAGTTACATCACACTTTAATCCTATGTCAGGGTTACCACCTCCATATGATAAGGCAGCTCACATGCAATCAATGCCAAAGCCTGTATTCCCCCAAGCAATGATGATGCCAGGACCAATGCCCGGATTCCCTAGAGATATGAATGGACAGTTGCCGGCTTTTGGCATGCCAATGGGCCGTCAAGGTCCGACAAAGGATGTTAAATCTATTATAGCCGATTATAGGCAAAGGAATCCCGATATAACGCCGAGGCGTGGGCGACGAATGAAGTCGATGGTAAATCCCAATATGATGAATACGCCAAGACCCATTGCTCCAAAAGttgataatttaaatagtttaagtaaCCTGAACATGTTATTCAACAATTTGGATATG AATCAGAAAGCTATGATAGAGAGGTTGCAGCAAATTCAAGCAGGAAACCTACCTAACGGTCTCTCATTCAAAGATGTGCTTGTTCAATTAGCCAACATgcaacaaaacaatttaatgcCTACAAGACCTGTGGAAACTATGACGAATCGGCCGGAGCACCATATTAGACCGGAGAGTAGAAGGCGACAGGAACGAAATGAAGATCACATGGCAGCCAAACAGGCAGAGAGGATGGCTGCCTCGAGTCCAAGGCTACCACCACCCCCACCATACCCAGAAATATCTCTTCTACCTGTCACATCCAGCCAGGAAATCGCACAATCACAGCAAAACTCATTACTCCATGGCATTCTGACTAAG CAGGCGCCCCCCGCCTCTCAGAGTTACTCGCCGACGTTGGCTAAACTGCTTACGTCGCCGGAACGGAAACAGAGCGCTCCGCCGCTGCCAACTTTCGGTCAGGCCAAG AACTGCGGCGAGATCACGATTACTCCAGTGCAGCCTTCCCAACAAGAGCCAGCCTCTGAGAAGACTGAAGTCGTACAATTG GAGGAAGAAGAGAGCGGCGCGTCGGAGGAGTCGCTGGCGTCGGGCGCGTCGGGAGCGTCGGGCGCGTCCGCGGCGTCGGGCTCGGGGCGGCTCGTCATCGACGAGGGCGCCGGCGACGCGCCCGCGTGCCAGGGctgccgcgcgcgcgccgcgcagTTC GGCGCCGGCGACGCGCCCGCGTGCCAGGGctgccgcgcgcgcgccgcgcagTTCGTGTGCGCCGGCTGCGCCAACCAGTGGTACTGCTCGCGCGACTGCCAG